In one Pseudomonas sp. R84 genomic region, the following are encoded:
- a CDS encoding trimeric intracellular cation channel family protein, which translates to MLLMLYLIAITAEAMTGALSAGRRGMDWFGVVLIACVTALGGGSVRDVLLGHYPLTWVKHPEYLVLTSVAAMFTVFTARWMRHLRSLFLVLDAVGLVAFTLIGCMTALEMGHGMLVASVSGVITGVFGGILRDIFCNDIPLIFRRELYASVSFAAAWCYMLCLYLNVPSEQAILITLFGGFLLRLLAIRFHWEMPKFVYNDAP; encoded by the coding sequence ATGTTGCTGATGCTCTATCTGATCGCCATTACTGCTGAAGCCATGACTGGCGCCCTCTCTGCCGGGCGGCGCGGCATGGACTGGTTTGGCGTGGTGCTGATCGCCTGCGTGACAGCCTTGGGCGGTGGCTCGGTGCGCGATGTACTGCTCGGGCATTATCCTCTGACCTGGGTAAAACACCCGGAATACCTGGTGCTGACCTCGGTCGCTGCAATGTTCACCGTGTTCACCGCGCGCTGGATGCGCCATCTGCGTTCGCTGTTCCTGGTGCTCGACGCCGTCGGCCTGGTGGCGTTCACCCTGATTGGCTGCATGACCGCGCTGGAAATGGGCCACGGCATGCTGGTCGCGTCGGTCAGCGGTGTGATCACTGGCGTCTTCGGCGGCATCCTGCGCGATATCTTCTGCAATGACATACCGCTGATTTTCCGCCGAGAGCTATACGCCAGCGTCTCGTTTGCGGCGGCGTGGTGTTACATGCTTTGCCTGTATCTGAACGTGCCGAGCGAGCAGGCGATTTTGATTACGCTGTTTGGCGGCTTTCTATTGCGTTTGTTGGCGATTCGCTTTCATTGGGAAATGCCCAAGTTCGTTTACAACGACGCGCCTTGA
- a CDS encoding NAD(P)H-hydrate dehydratase, whose translation MPHTKDQLPDALYGAAQVRELDARLIAAGTPGFELMQRAAHSTWRALVRQWPSATELTVLAGHGNNAGDGYLVAALAQRAGWQVRVLAVGDPQRLQGDAAQAHAEALAEGVAVQAWQAESELRGVILDALLGTGLSGDVREPYLSAIKAINASGLPVTAVDIPSGLSADTGHVLGAAVQADLTVTFIGLKIGLFTGDAADHVGQLVFNDLQARADIYRDIPFIARRLNTANLPRLAARAPTSHKGRFGHVLLIGGDHGFGGAILLSTETALRSGAGMVSLATRPEHIPAALSRVPEAMALGASSANQLMGLLEKVSVLVVGPGLGQASWGRALLSAAANAALPQVWDADALNLLASGFVELPKDCVITPHPGEAARLLGISTAEVQADRPAAALALSKKYTAVVVLKGAGSLIAHPDGRLALCHQGHPAMATAGLGDVLAGLTGALLAQGMDGFDAACLAVWLHANAGRQQGKFGRGLAASDLIPAIRQLLEEQAPCLK comes from the coding sequence ATGCCGCACACGAAAGATCAATTACCCGACGCGCTGTATGGCGCCGCACAGGTGCGCGAACTCGATGCACGGCTGATTGCCGCCGGTACGCCGGGCTTCGAATTGATGCAGCGCGCGGCCCATTCGACGTGGCGAGCACTGGTGCGGCAATGGCCGTCGGCGACTGAACTGACGGTGCTGGCCGGGCATGGCAACAATGCCGGTGACGGTTATCTGGTCGCGGCCTTGGCGCAGCGAGCCGGCTGGCAGGTGCGGGTGTTGGCGGTCGGCGATCCGCAGCGTTTGCAGGGCGATGCCGCGCAGGCCCATGCCGAAGCGTTGGCGGAAGGTGTTGCGGTGCAGGCCTGGCAGGCTGAAAGCGAATTACGCGGCGTCATTCTCGATGCATTGCTCGGCACGGGTCTGAGCGGGGACGTGCGCGAGCCTTATCTCTCGGCGATCAAGGCAATCAACGCCAGCGGTTTGCCGGTGACCGCCGTCGATATTCCTTCTGGTCTGAGCGCCGACACCGGGCATGTTCTGGGCGCCGCTGTGCAGGCTGATCTTACGGTGACCTTTATCGGGCTGAAAATCGGTCTGTTCACCGGCGACGCAGCGGATCATGTCGGCCAATTGGTATTTAACGATTTGCAGGCCCGCGCCGACATCTATCGTGACATTCCATTTATCGCCCGAAGGCTCAACACGGCTAATCTTCCGAGGTTGGCGGCGCGTGCCCCGACTTCGCACAAGGGCCGTTTCGGCCATGTGCTGTTGATCGGCGGCGATCACGGTTTTGGCGGGGCGATTCTGCTCAGCACCGAAACGGCCCTGCGCAGTGGCGCGGGCATGGTGTCGCTGGCGACCCGTCCTGAACACATCCCCGCAGCACTGAGTCGAGTGCCGGAAGCCATGGCGCTCGGCGCGTCTTCTGCCAATCAGTTGATGGGTTTGCTGGAGAAAGTTTCTGTGCTGGTGGTCGGCCCGGGACTTGGGCAGGCCAGTTGGGGCCGCGCACTGTTGTCGGCGGCCGCCAACGCAGCACTGCCGCAAGTATGGGACGCCGACGCATTGAACCTGCTGGCGAGCGGTTTCGTTGAGTTGCCCAAGGATTGCGTGATCACCCCGCATCCGGGCGAAGCCGCGCGCTTGCTGGGAATCAGCACCGCCGAAGTGCAAGCGGATCGTCCGGCGGCGGCGCTGGCATTGAGCAAAAAATATACAGCGGTTGTGGTGTTGAAAGGCGCCGGCAGCCTGATCGCTCACCCCGATGGCCGTCTGGCGTTGTGTCACCAAGGTCATCCGGCCATGGCCACCGCCGGACTCGGCGACGTGCTGGCCGGTTTGACCGGTGCGCTGCTGGCACAAGGCATGGACGGCTTCGATGCTGCCTGCCTGGCCGTCTGGCTGCACGCCAATGCCGGTAGGCAACAAGGAAAATTCGGCCGTGGGCTGGCGGCCAGTGATCTGATTCCAGCCATTCGTCAGTTGTTGGAGGAGCAAGCACCGTGTCTGAAGTAA
- the hflX gene encoding ribosome rescue GTPase HflX: MFFERHGGGERVILVHLDGQDPEAREDPQEFQELANSAGAETVAFFNVPRHRPTAKFLIGSGKVEELRDLVKAEEADLVIFNHILTPSQERNLERVFECRVIDRTGLILDIFAQRARTHEGKLQVELAQLDHMSTRLVRGWTHLERQGGGIGMRGPGETQLETDRRLLRVRLRQIKGRLEKVRSQREQSRRGRSRADIPTVSLVGYTNAGKSTLFNNVTKSDVYAADQLFATLDPTLRRLDIDDLGPIVLADTVGFIRHLPHKLVEAFRSTLEESSNSDLLLHVIDAAEPDRMLQIEQVMVVLGEIGAQDLPILEVYNKLDLLEGVEPQIQRDENGKPQRVWLSARDGSGLELLEQAIAELLGSDLFIGTLRLPQRFARLRAQFFELGAVQKEEHDEEGISLLAVRLPRVELNRLVSREGLQPMEFIEQHTLQ; encoded by the coding sequence TTGTTCTTTGAGCGCCACGGTGGTGGTGAGCGAGTGATCCTCGTTCACTTGGATGGACAGGACCCTGAGGCGCGCGAAGATCCGCAGGAGTTTCAGGAATTGGCTAATTCGGCCGGCGCCGAGACCGTTGCGTTTTTTAACGTGCCGCGTCATCGGCCAACCGCCAAATTTCTGATCGGCAGCGGCAAGGTCGAGGAACTGCGCGACCTGGTCAAGGCTGAAGAAGCCGATCTGGTGATTTTCAATCACATCCTCACGCCCAGTCAGGAACGTAACCTCGAACGTGTTTTCGAGTGTCGCGTGATCGACCGTACCGGTCTGATTCTCGATATTTTTGCCCAGCGCGCCCGCACCCATGAAGGCAAGCTCCAGGTTGAACTGGCCCAGCTTGACCACATGAGCACGCGGTTGGTTCGCGGCTGGACTCACCTTGAACGTCAGGGTGGCGGTATCGGCATGCGCGGTCCAGGTGAAACCCAACTGGAAACCGACCGCCGTTTGCTGCGGGTTCGCCTACGCCAGATCAAGGGCCGGCTCGAGAAGGTGCGCAGCCAGCGCGAGCAATCGCGACGCGGCCGCTCCCGTGCGGATATCCCTACCGTGTCTCTGGTGGGATATACCAACGCCGGCAAATCCACGCTCTTCAACAACGTGACGAAATCCGATGTCTACGCGGCCGACCAATTGTTCGCCACGCTGGACCCGACCCTGCGCCGTCTCGACATTGACGACCTGGGGCCGATCGTTCTAGCGGACACGGTGGGCTTCATTCGTCACTTGCCGCACAAGCTGGTCGAAGCATTTCGGTCTACCCTCGAAGAGTCGAGCAATTCCGATCTGCTGTTGCACGTGATCGATGCGGCCGAACCGGATCGCATGTTGCAGATCGAGCAGGTGATGGTGGTGCTGGGCGAGATTGGTGCCCAGGACTTGCCGATCCTCGAGGTCTATAACAAACTCGATTTGCTTGAAGGTGTTGAGCCACAAATCCAGCGCGACGAAAACGGCAAGCCCCAGCGGGTCTGGCTGTCGGCGCGTGATGGCAGTGGTCTGGAATTGCTTGAACAAGCCATCGCCGAATTGCTTGGCAGTGATTTGTTTATCGGTACCTTGCGCTTGCCGCAACGATTCGCGCGACTGCGTGCGCAGTTTTTCGAACTCGGTGCGGTGCAGAAAGAAGAGCACGACGAAGAAGGCATCAGTTTGCTGGCCGTTCGTTTGCCCCGTGTCGAGTTGAATCGACTGGTAAGCCGCGAAGGATTGCAGCCGATGGAATTCATCGAGCAACACACTTTGCAATAA
- the mutL gene encoding DNA mismatch repair endonuclease MutL, whose amino-acid sequence MNAAARIELLSPRLANQIAAGEVVERPASVIKELLENSLDSGAKRIDVDVEQGGVKLLRVRDDGSGISADDLPLALARHATSKIRNLEDLEQVMSLGFRGEALASISSVARLTLTSRTRGADQAWQVETEGRDMAPRVQPAAHPVGTSVEVRDLFFNTPARRKFLKTEKTEFDHLQEVIKRLALARFDVAFHLRHNGKTILSLHEAHDDAARARRVAAICGSGFLEQALPIEIERNGLHLWGWVGLPTFNRSQADLQYFFVNGRAVRDKLVAHAVRQAYRDVLFNGRHPTFALFFEVDPAAVDVNVHPTKHEVRFRDGRMVHDFLYGTLHRALGDVRPEDQLAGSVTTAIVRPSGLDAGEFGPQGEMRLAANALLEQPQAQPAFNTSSGAGAGGAYQYQYTPRPQSAVPPAAEAQAAYREFFAPLPEANANALPAGQEDIPPLGYALAQLKGIYILSENAQGLVLVDMHAAHERIMYERLKIAMASEGLSGQPLLVPESLAVSQREADCAEEHAAWFQRLGFELQRLGPETLAIRQIPALLKQAEANRLVGDVLSDLMEYGTSDRIQAHLNELLGTMACHGAIRANRRLALPEMNGLLRDMENTERSGQCNHGRPTWTQLGLDDLDKLFLRGR is encoded by the coding sequence CTGAACGCGGCTGCCCGCATCGAACTGCTCAGCCCACGGCTGGCGAACCAGATTGCCGCCGGTGAAGTGGTTGAACGCCCGGCTTCGGTGATCAAGGAACTGCTGGAAAACAGCCTCGACTCCGGTGCCAAACGTATTGATGTCGACGTCGAGCAGGGCGGGGTCAAGCTGCTGCGCGTACGTGATGACGGCAGCGGGATTTCCGCCGATGACTTGCCGTTGGCGCTGGCCCGTCACGCCACCAGCAAGATCCGCAACCTCGAAGACCTTGAACAGGTAATGAGCCTGGGTTTCCGTGGTGAGGCGCTGGCCTCGATCAGCTCCGTGGCGCGTCTGACCCTGACCTCGCGCACCCGTGGTGCCGATCAAGCCTGGCAAGTCGAAACCGAAGGTCGCGACATGGCGCCTCGTGTTCAGCCGGCGGCGCATCCGGTCGGCACTTCGGTGGAAGTCCGCGATCTGTTCTTCAACACCCCGGCGCGGCGCAAATTCCTCAAGACCGAAAAAACCGAATTCGATCATCTGCAAGAAGTGATCAAGCGTCTGGCGCTGGCGCGTTTCGACGTCGCGTTTCATCTGCGCCACAACGGCAAGACCATTCTCAGTCTGCATGAGGCCCACGATGACGCGGCCCGTGCCCGGCGTGTGGCGGCAATCTGCGGCTCGGGCTTCCTTGAGCAGGCGCTGCCGATCGAGATCGAACGCAATGGCTTGCATCTTTGGGGCTGGGTCGGTTTGCCGACCTTCAACCGTAGTCAGGCGGATTTGCAGTATTTCTTTGTGAATGGCCGGGCGGTGCGCGACAAACTGGTGGCCCATGCGGTGCGTCAGGCTTATCGCGATGTGTTGTTCAACGGCCGCCATCCGACCTTTGCGCTGTTCTTCGAGGTCGATCCGGCAGCCGTCGACGTCAACGTTCACCCGACCAAACACGAAGTGCGCTTCCGAGACGGTCGGATGGTGCATGACTTCCTTTATGGCACCTTGCACCGCGCGTTGGGCGATGTGCGTCCGGAAGATCAGCTTGCCGGTTCTGTCACCACTGCGATCGTCCGCCCAAGCGGCCTCGATGCCGGTGAGTTCGGCCCACAGGGCGAAATGCGTCTGGCGGCCAATGCGCTGCTGGAGCAGCCGCAGGCGCAACCGGCGTTCAATACCTCGTCCGGTGCCGGTGCTGGCGGCGCTTACCAGTATCAATACACGCCGCGCCCGCAATCGGCGGTGCCGCCGGCTGCCGAGGCGCAGGCCGCATACCGCGAGTTTTTCGCGCCGCTGCCTGAGGCCAATGCCAACGCACTGCCGGCTGGTCAGGAAGATATTCCGCCGCTCGGTTACGCACTGGCGCAGCTCAAGGGCATCTACATTCTGTCCGAGAACGCTCAAGGTCTGGTGTTGGTGGATATGCATGCCGCCCATGAACGGATCATGTATGAGCGTCTGAAAATCGCCATGGCCAGCGAAGGCCTCAGTGGCCAGCCATTGCTGGTGCCGGAATCGCTGGCGGTCAGTCAGCGCGAGGCCGATTGTGCTGAAGAGCACGCCGCATGGTTCCAGCGACTGGGCTTTGAATTGCAGCGTCTGGGCCCGGAAACCCTGGCGATCCGCCAGATCCCGGCTTTGTTGAAGCAGGCCGAAGCCAACCGTCTGGTCGGTGACGTGCTGTCGGATCTGATGGAGTACGGCACCAGCGACAGGATTCAGGCGCACCTCAACGAATTGCTCGGCACCATGGCCTGTCACGGCGCGATTCGCGCCAACCGGCGCCTGGCCCTGCCGGAAATGAACGGCCTGCTGCGTGACATGGAAAACACCGAGCGCAGCGGTCAATGCAACCATGGCCGACCGACCTGGACCCAATTGGGCCTGGACGATCTGGACAAACTGTTCCTGCGCGGTCGTTGA
- the orn gene encoding oligoribonuclease — translation MPNPQNLIWIDLEMTGLDPENDVIIEMATIVTDSDLNTLAEGPVIAIHHSDEVLARMDEWNTRTHGNSGLTQRVRDSRISMAEAEAETIAFLEKWVPKGKSPICGNSICQDRRFLYTHMKSLESYFHYRNLDVSTLKELAARWAPDVRDSFKKGSTHLALDDIRESIAELQHYRKHFIKF, via the coding sequence ATGCCAAACCCGCAGAACCTGATCTGGATCGACCTGGAAATGACCGGTCTGGATCCGGAAAACGACGTCATCATCGAGATGGCCACTATCGTCACCGATAGCGATCTGAACACGTTGGCCGAAGGGCCGGTGATCGCCATCCACCACAGTGACGAAGTGCTGGCCCGCATGGACGAGTGGAACACTCGTACCCACGGCAACTCCGGCCTGACCCAGCGCGTGCGCGACAGCCGCATCAGCATGGCCGAGGCAGAAGCCGAAACCATCGCCTTCCTGGAAAAATGGGTGCCGAAGGGCAAATCGCCGATCTGTGGCAACAGCATCTGCCAGGATCGCCGCTTCCTTTATACGCATATGAAGTCGCTGGAAAGCTACTTCCACTACCGCAACCTCGACGTTTCCACGCTCAAGGAACTGGCCGCGCGCTGGGCGCCGGACGTGCGCGACAGCTTCAAGAAAGGCAGCACGCACCTGGCGCTGGACGACATCCGCGAATCGATCGCCGAGTTGCAGCACTACCGCAAGCATTTCATCAAGTTCTAA
- the miaA gene encoding tRNA (adenosine(37)-N6)-dimethylallyltransferase MiaA — MSQLPPAIFLMGPTAAGKTDLAIELTKVLPCELISVDSALVYRGMDIGTAKPSRELLAEYPHRLIDILDPAEAYSAADFRRDALQAMAEITSRGKIPLLVGGTMLYYKALVEGLADMPAADAEVRAQIEEEAARLGWQALHDQLAVIDPVSAARIHPNDPQRLSRALEVYRVSGQSMTALRQQQSAQSTEAAASGLQQLPYTVANLAIAPANRQVLHERIKQRFTIMLEQGFIDEVVALRKRSDLHSGLPSIRAVGYRQVWDYLDGKLTLADMQERGIIATRQLAKRQFTWLRSWEDLHWLDSLDCDNLPRALKYLGTISILS; from the coding sequence ATGAGCCAGCTACCTCCAGCGATTTTCCTGATGGGCCCGACCGCTGCGGGCAAGACCGATCTGGCCATCGAGCTGACCAAGGTGCTGCCGTGCGAGTTGATCAGTGTCGATTCGGCGCTGGTCTATCGCGGCATGGACATCGGCACCGCCAAGCCTTCGAGAGAACTGCTGGCCGAATATCCGCACCGTTTGATCGATATCCTTGATCCGGCTGAAGCCTATTCGGCTGCGGATTTTCGTCGTGACGCCCTGCAAGCCATGGCCGAGATCACCTCGCGCGGAAAAATTCCGCTGTTGGTGGGCGGTACGATGCTCTATTACAAGGCTTTGGTCGAAGGTCTGGCGGATATGCCAGCGGCCGATGCCGAGGTTCGCGCGCAGATCGAAGAAGAGGCTGCACGCCTTGGCTGGCAAGCCCTGCACGACCAATTGGCGGTCATCGATCCGGTGTCCGCGGCGCGGATTCACCCGAACGATCCGCAGCGCCTGAGTCGCGCGCTGGAAGTTTACCGAGTCAGCGGTCAGAGCATGACTGCGCTGCGCCAGCAACAATCTGCGCAAAGTACTGAAGCAGCCGCTTCGGGACTGCAACAATTGCCCTATACTGTCGCGAACTTGGCCATTGCCCCGGCAAACCGCCAGGTACTGCACGAGCGCATTAAACAAAGATTCACAATTATGTTGGAACAGGGATTCATCGACGAGGTCGTAGCCCTGCGTAAAAGAAGTGACCTGCATTCAGGGTTGCCGTCTATACGTGCGGTAGGCTACCGCCAAGTCTGGGATTACCTGGATGGCAAGCTGACGTTGGCCGACATGCAGGAGCGCGGCATCATCGCCACGCGCCAATTGGCCAAACGCCAGTTCACCTGGCTGCGCAGCTGGGAAGATCTACACTGGCTGGACAGTCTTGATTGCGACAATCTGCCACGCGCCTTGAAATACCTTGGGACCATCTCCATATTGAGCTGA
- the tsaE gene encoding tRNA (adenosine(37)-N6)-threonylcarbamoyltransferase complex ATPase subunit type 1 TsaE has protein sequence MSEVTLYLADEQAMSDFGARIARVTQGHGLIFLEGNLGMGKTTLSRGIIRGLGHVGSVKSPTFTLVEPYEIGDIRAFHFDLYRLVDPEELEFLGIRDYFEDDALCLIEWPDKGAGFLPKPDLTITISPQDSGRSLKILSQGSRGEAWCAALALESN, from the coding sequence GTGTCTGAAGTAACCCTGTACCTGGCCGATGAACAGGCCATGAGCGACTTTGGCGCACGGATTGCCCGCGTGACTCAAGGCCACGGGCTGATTTTTCTCGAAGGCAACCTGGGCATGGGCAAAACCACGCTATCGCGGGGCATCATTCGTGGCTTGGGCCACGTTGGCTCGGTAAAAAGTCCGACCTTCACCTTGGTCGAACCCTACGAAATCGGTGACATCCGCGCCTTCCACTTCGACCTGTATCGCCTGGTCGATCCGGAAGAACTGGAGTTTCTCGGCATCCGCGACTACTTCGAAGACGACGCCCTTTGCCTGATCGAGTGGCCCGATAAAGGTGCAGGCTTTTTGCCAAAGCCTGACCTGACCATTACCATTAGCCCGCAAGACAGCGGGCGTTCGCTGAAAATTTTATCCCAGGGCTCGCGTGGCGAGGCCTGGTGTGCCGCTTTGGCATTGGAATCCAATTAA
- the hfq gene encoding RNA chaperone Hfq yields MSKGHSLQDPYLNTLRKEKVGVSIYLVNGIKLQGTIESFDQFVILLKNTVSQMVYKHAISTVVPVRPIRLPSATESEAGDAEPGNA; encoded by the coding sequence ATGTCAAAAGGGCATTCGCTACAAGACCCTTACTTGAATACTTTACGTAAAGAGAAAGTTGGGGTTTCCATCTATCTGGTCAACGGTATCAAACTGCAAGGCACGATCGAGTCGTTCGACCAGTTCGTGATCCTGCTGAAAAACACCGTGAGCCAAATGGTTTACAAACACGCTATCTCGACAGTAGTGCCGGTTCGTCCAATTCGTCTGCCTAGCGCAACCGAATCCGAAGCAGGTGACGCTGAGCCAGGTAACGCCTGA
- a CDS encoding N-acetylmuramoyl-L-alanine amidase, with amino-acid sequence MMGLGMRFRALVAAAGLLLMAVTVNAVADSKVNSVRLWRAPDNTRLVFDLSGPVQHSVFTLTAPDRLVIDINGATLGAPLNVQTANTPITAMRSAQRTPTDLRVVIDLKKAVTPKSFSLAPNAQYGNRLVVDLFDNPADAAPPPAPTPQVATVPAVPVTPTEPAIKLPPAPAGKRDIIVVIDAGHGGEDPGASGSRGQREKDVVLQIARELQRQVNGMKGFRAELTRTGDYFIPLRGRTEIARKKGADLFVSIHADAAPSAAAFGASVFALSDRGATSETARWLADSENRSDLIGGAGNVSLDDKDRMLAGVLLDLSMTASLTSSLNVGQKVLTNIGRVTPLHKQRVEQAGFMVLKSPDIPSILVETGFISNANEANKLSASSHQQALARSISSGVRQFFQQNPPPGTYIAWLRDSGKIAQGPRDHRVGPGETLAMIGVRYQVSPATLRAANNLKSDELKVGQHLTIPGTELASKE; translated from the coding sequence ATGATGGGGTTAGGTATGCGCTTTCGCGCGTTGGTGGCTGCCGCTGGACTGTTGTTGATGGCAGTAACCGTCAACGCTGTGGCCGATTCGAAGGTCAACAGCGTGCGCCTGTGGCGGGCGCCGGACAACACGCGACTGGTCTTCGACCTCAGCGGTCCGGTGCAGCACAGCGTGTTTACCCTGACCGCTCCGGATCGACTGGTCATCGACATCAACGGCGCCACCCTCGGTGCGCCACTGAATGTGCAGACTGCGAACACGCCGATCACCGCAATGCGTTCGGCCCAGCGTACGCCGACCGATTTGCGCGTGGTCATCGACCTGAAGAAAGCCGTCACCCCGAAAAGCTTCTCGCTGGCGCCGAACGCGCAGTACGGCAACCGTCTGGTGGTAGACCTGTTCGATAACCCGGCCGACGCCGCCCCGCCGCCTGCGCCAACGCCGCAGGTGGCGACAGTGCCAGCGGTCCCGGTAACCCCGACCGAGCCGGCAATCAAGTTGCCACCAGCCCCAGCCGGCAAACGCGACATTATTGTCGTGATCGATGCCGGCCACGGCGGCGAAGACCCGGGTGCGTCCGGCTCGCGCGGTCAGCGTGAGAAAGACGTGGTATTGCAGATCGCCCGCGAGTTGCAGCGTCAGGTCAACGGCATGAAAGGCTTCCGCGCCGAATTGACCCGTACCGGCGACTACTTCATCCCGCTGCGCGGCCGTACCGAAATCGCCCGCAAGAAGGGCGCCGACCTGTTCGTCTCGATTCACGCCGACGCTGCGCCGTCTGCGGCCGCCTTCGGCGCCTCGGTGTTTGCCCTGTCTGATCGCGGTGCAACTTCCGAGACAGCGCGTTGGCTGGCCGACAGCGAAAACCGTTCCGACTTGATCGGTGGTGCCGGCAACGTCAGCCTCGACGACAAGGACCGCATGCTCGCGGGCGTGTTGCTCGACCTGTCGATGACCGCCTCGCTGACCTCCAGCCTCAACGTCGGGCAGAAAGTCCTGACCAACATCGGCCGTGTCACGCCACTGCACAAACAGCGTGTGGAGCAGGCCGGGTTCATGGTGCTGAAGTCGCCGGACATCCCGTCGATCCTGGTCGAAACCGGCTTCATCTCCAACGCCAACGAAGCGAACAAACTCTCGGCGTCGAGCCACCAGCAAGCGCTGGCGCGTTCGATCAGCAGCGGCGTGCGTCAGTTCTTCCAGCAGAACCCGCCGCCGGGCACGTACATCGCCTGGCTGCGTGATTCCGGCAAGATCGCCCAAGGCCCGCGCGATCACCGCGTCGGCCCGGGTGAGACGCTGGCGATGATCGGCGTGCGTTATCAGGTGTCGCCGGCCACGCTGCGTGCCGCCAACAACCTGAAAAGCGATGAGCTGAAAGTCGGTCAGCACTTGACCATTCCAGGCACCGAACTGGCGTCCAAAGAATGA
- the queG gene encoding tRNA epoxyqueuosine(34) reductase QueG, which yields MSAITTDLPALAQSIKDWGRELGFQQVGISGLDLAEHEQHLARWLEAGYHGEMDYMGAHGSKRSHPEELVPGTLRVVSLRMDYLPGDTQMAQMLAQPEKAYVSRYALGRDYHKLIRKRVQQLADKIQSEIGPFGFRAFVDSAPVLEKAIAEQAGLGWIGKNTLVLNRKAGSYFFLSELFVDLPLPVDEPHSNEHCGRCTACLDICPTNAFVGPYVLDARRCISYLTIELKNAIPEDLRPLIGNRVFGCDDCQIVCPWNRFAKHSGESDFKPRHNLDNAELAELFMWDEDKFLSSTEGSPLRRAGYERWLRNLAVGLGNAPSSIPVLEALKARREYPSALVQEHVEWALKQHAKRQGASL from the coding sequence ATGTCCGCCATCACCACAGACCTGCCCGCCCTCGCCCAATCGATCAAGGATTGGGGTCGCGAGCTGGGCTTTCAGCAAGTCGGCATCAGCGGCCTGGATCTGGCCGAGCATGAGCAGCATCTCGCGCGCTGGCTCGAGGCCGGCTACCACGGCGAAATGGACTACATGGGCGCCCATGGCAGCAAACGCTCGCACCCGGAAGAGCTGGTGCCGGGCACGTTGCGCGTGGTCTCGCTGCGCATGGACTACCTGCCGGGCGATACGCAAATGGCGCAAATGCTGGCGCAACCGGAAAAAGCTTACGTGTCGCGTTATGCCTTGGGCCGCGATTACCACAAATTGATCCGTAAACGTGTGCAGCAATTGGCCGACAAGATTCAATCGGAGATTGGCCCGTTCGGTTTCCGCGCGTTTGTCGACAGCGCGCCCGTGCTGGAAAAAGCCATTGCCGAACAGGCCGGGCTGGGCTGGATCGGCAAAAACACCCTGGTGCTGAATCGCAAGGCCGGCAGCTATTTTTTCTTGAGCGAACTGTTCGTCGATCTACCGTTGCCGGTGGATGAGCCGCACAGCAACGAACACTGCGGCCGCTGTACTGCGTGCCTCGATATCTGCCCGACCAACGCATTCGTCGGCCCTTACGTGCTGGACGCGCGCCGCTGCATTTCCTACCTGACCATCGAACTGAAAAACGCGATCCCCGAAGATTTGCGACCGCTGATCGGCAACCGTGTGTTCGGTTGCGATGACTGCCAGATCGTCTGCCCGTGGAACCGGTTCGCCAAGCACTCCGGGGAAAGCGACTTCAAGCCACGGCACAATCTGGACAACGCTGAACTGGCTGAACTGTTCATGTGGGACGAAGACAAATTTCTCAGCAGTACCGAAGGCTCACCGCTGCGTCGGGCCGGGTATGAACGCTGGCTGCGCAATCTGGCCGTGGGACTGGGCAACGCCCCCTCGAGCATTCCGGTTCTGGAAGCATTGAAGGCGCGCCGTGAATACCCGTCAGCGCTGGTACAAGAGCACGTCGAATGGGCGCTGAAGCAACACGCCAAACGTCAAGGCGCGTCGTTGTAA